A DNA window from Hemibagrus wyckioides isolate EC202008001 linkage group LG11, SWU_Hwy_1.0, whole genome shotgun sequence contains the following coding sequences:
- the nfil3-5 gene encoding nuclear factor, interleukin 3 regulated, member 5, producing MESRNPVQTPNTDSDTIAKVESENVASPQITSNARQDRVSKPKPGVSFRRKREFISEENKDASYWEKRRKNNEAAKRSREKRRLNDMVLENRVMALNEENLRLKTELLQLKLRFGLISSASYLEKRQQIGSAAGNKRVSEEPRFPVVLMSSDSSEAEQITVSEGQASLPKYSSRGSLSDFSDGSSLDCIDPQNGETKREGEDVHDGVASPRHGRAQKHHSDVREHHGSHRPASNQRSVILYSSSSYVTRNRADLKRTGSDDPPRPCALETLSEVAQQLASGSLDRPNYQHTKSEADVHYTIQDHHLLDKSEPQHPNIYLADPPALTDVGDMSDCNFSCFSKDASSSDGDPRSSDKEVSTDDESPSSSSSETGQSSLSGQIGVKTTALPHKLRLKHRAVSPEDSTSITSASSELLQYGRNLGQISDAPEPSPCRGSVRTGSGPRGGRNQKRD from the coding sequence ATGGAAAGTCGGAATCCTGTCCAGACCCCCAACACAGACTCAGATACGATCGCAAAGGTAGAAAGCGAGAATGTGGCGTCACCACAAATCACCAGCAACGCACGCCAAGACCGAGTCTCCAAACCCAAACCCGGCGTGAGCTTCAGACGCAAGCGTGAGTTCATTTCTGAGGAAAATAAAGATGCCTCATACTGGGAAAAACGCCGCAAGAACAACGAAGCAGCCAAGCGCTCACGGGAGAAACGCAGACTCAACGACATGGTGCTGGAGAACCGCGTGATGGCGCTCAACGAGGAGAACCTTCGCTTGAAGACGGAGCTTCTGCAGCTAAAGCTCAGGTTCGGGCTCATCAGCTCCGCATCCTACCTGGAGAAGAGGCAACAAATAGGCAGCGCCGCTGGAAACAAGCGCGTGTCCGAAGAGCCGCGTTTCCCCGTCGTCCTGATGAGCTCGGATTCGTCGGAGGCGGAGCAAATAACTGTGAGCGAAGGTCAAGCGTCGTTACCCAAATATTCTTCCCGAGGATCTCTGTCCGATTTCTCGGACGGTTCGTCTCTGGACTGCATCGATCCGCAGAACGGGGAAACGAAGCGAGAAGGTGAGGACGTTCACGACGGCGTCGCGAGCCCACGTCACGGCCGAGCGCAGAAACACCACAGCGACGTGCGAGAACATCACGGGTCTCATCGGCCTGCTTCCAACCAGAGGAGTGTGATTCTCTACAGCAGCAGCTCGTACGTCACCCGGAACCGAGCGGATCTGAAGCGAACAGGAAGCGATGATCCACCAAGACCCTGCGCTTTAGAGACTCTCTCAGAAGTAGCTCAGCAGCTAGCGAGTGGATCGCTGGACCGACCAAACTACCAACACACCAAAAGTGAAGCGGATGTTCACTACACCATTCAAGACCACCACCTACTGGACAAATCCGAACCCCAGCACCCGAACATCTACCTCGCTGACCCACCAGCGCTAACTGACGTAGGCGATATGAGTGACTGCAATTTCTCCTGTTTCAGTAAGGACGCGTCCTCAAGTGACGGAGATCCTCGAAGCTCAGACAAAGAAGTGTCCACTGATGACGAGTCCCCGTCTTCTTCATCCTCAGAAACCGGTCAGAGCTCACTCTCTGGTCAGATCGGAGTTAAAACAACAGCGTTACCTCACAAGCTGAGGCTGAAACACCGAGCTGTATCTCCAGAGGACTCCACCTCCATCACTTCAGCCTCTTCAGAGCTTCTGCAGTATGGACGAAACCTCGGTCAGATCTCAGACGCTCCTGAACCTTCTCCATGCAGAGGCAGCGTGAGGACAGGGTCAGGACCACGAGGAGGAAGGAATCAGAAACGGGACTGA